One Natrinema marinum genomic window carries:
- a CDS encoding ATP-dependent DNA helicase, producing MTNWRTVFGHDSPYEPQVDGTEAAIDTGREGGYTVIEGACGTGKTMIALTAGIDLVRDPDTDYERVLVLTSVKQQLRQFEADLETINANLPADWDPISGLTLVGKADVCPYNRENAAGIDDGNVYDRCETLRDRTRDLTGEGGDTTAQNLAARARSQQIGLADSGAQSTSSFLETAGEPTPYPPDLPEYGEGGPVGAETEYCPFYAQYLEDLPDDEDGAAAEAVPYDFTAAGMVTPEDLVARSVKHGTCPHSVMGAALGEVEVVIGNYYHAFDPRTVGSFTGALLDDSTFVVCDEAHMLEPRVRDLVSEGVADTTLRDAETELSRVIQPIKFEREGRQAQGGSKTADADLVRAELSDSDVSYEELNRTLEFVQDLRAELDRRVTAFLDRNHRGWESNLTDLPDAELPLRDPGMPAEDDLTEWAREAGYGDADWVRAEAVGAVVARILNDAEDEDRTRAAPAVGRVLGEWYRQGHTDYFREIELERTWDDTEPADSWRRAYNARLSLHNCVPSDAIGDRLAMFGGGILMSATLEPMDAFTEVTGLQYLAREEDRPVVERRYGLHFPAENRESFAVAAPKFTYDNRGRPGEENPTRTHYADAIAKVARVSGNVLVGMPSYAEAEWAAGVLEERIDKPVLLDAASDDETTQSLKDEFFAGEGKVLVTSLRGTLTEGVDYSGDRLTAAVVCGVPIVNTSSPRTKAVRRAYEDEFGDGFTYALTIPAVRKARQAIGRVIRSPEDVGVRVLLDERYARDSWDSVRPYLPDDGEFQPVSPDMLEVGLERFRSRRSSQ from the coding sequence ATGACGAACTGGCGGACGGTGTTCGGCCACGACAGCCCCTATGAGCCGCAGGTCGACGGCACCGAGGCCGCCATCGATACCGGGCGGGAGGGCGGCTACACCGTCATCGAAGGGGCCTGTGGCACCGGCAAGACGATGATCGCGCTCACCGCGGGGATCGATCTGGTGCGCGATCCGGACACCGACTACGAGCGCGTCCTCGTGCTGACGAGCGTCAAACAGCAACTGCGACAGTTCGAGGCCGACCTCGAGACGATCAACGCGAACCTACCCGCCGACTGGGATCCGATCTCGGGGCTGACCCTCGTCGGGAAAGCCGATGTCTGTCCGTACAACCGCGAGAACGCGGCGGGGATCGACGACGGCAACGTCTACGACCGCTGTGAAACGCTGCGAGACCGCACCCGCGATCTCACCGGCGAGGGCGGCGACACGACCGCACAGAATCTGGCCGCTCGCGCCCGGAGCCAGCAGATCGGATTGGCCGACAGCGGGGCGCAGTCGACCAGTAGCTTCCTCGAGACCGCGGGCGAACCGACACCCTACCCCCCGGACCTGCCCGAGTACGGCGAGGGCGGCCCCGTCGGCGCCGAGACCGAGTACTGCCCGTTCTACGCGCAGTACTTGGAGGACCTGCCGGACGACGAGGACGGCGCCGCCGCCGAAGCGGTCCCCTACGACTTCACCGCTGCTGGCATGGTCACGCCCGAAGATCTCGTCGCTCGCTCGGTGAAACACGGCACCTGCCCGCACTCCGTGATGGGAGCCGCGCTCGGCGAGGTCGAAGTCGTGATCGGCAACTACTACCACGCCTTCGACCCCCGAACGGTCGGCTCCTTCACCGGCGCGCTACTGGACGACTCCACCTTCGTCGTCTGCGACGAGGCCCACATGCTTGAGCCTCGCGTGCGCGATCTGGTCAGCGAGGGGGTCGCCGATACGACGCTCCGAGACGCCGAAACAGAACTCTCGCGGGTGATCCAGCCGATCAAGTTCGAGCGTGAGGGCCGACAGGCCCAGGGCGGGTCGAAGACTGCCGACGCCGACCTCGTCCGCGCGGAACTATCGGACAGCGACGTCTCCTACGAGGAACTCAATCGGACCCTCGAGTTCGTTCAGGATCTCCGGGCCGAACTCGACCGCCGGGTCACCGCCTTCCTCGACCGGAACCACAGGGGGTGGGAATCGAACCTGACCGACCTCCCGGACGCCGAACTCCCGCTCCGCGATCCCGGAATGCCTGCCGAGGACGACCTTACCGAGTGGGCTCGCGAGGCGGGGTATGGCGACGCCGACTGGGTCCGCGCCGAGGCCGTCGGCGCCGTCGTCGCGCGAATCTTGAACGACGCCGAGGACGAGGACCGAACCCGCGCCGCGCCCGCCGTCGGTCGCGTCCTCGGCGAGTGGTATCGGCAGGGCCACACCGATTACTTCCGCGAGATCGAACTCGAGCGCACGTGGGACGACACCGAACCCGCCGACTCCTGGCGGCGGGCCTACAACGCTCGCCTCTCCTTGCACAACTGCGTCCCCAGTGACGCGATCGGCGACCGGCTCGCGATGTTCGGCGGCGGCATCCTGATGAGCGCGACCCTGGAGCCGATGGACGCCTTCACCGAAGTCACGGGGCTCCAGTACCTCGCACGCGAAGAAGACCGGCCGGTCGTCGAGCGCCGCTACGGCCTCCACTTCCCCGCGGAGAACCGCGAGAGCTTCGCCGTCGCCGCGCCCAAGTTCACCTACGACAACCGTGGCCGGCCGGGCGAGGAGAACCCGACCCGGACCCACTACGCCGACGCCATCGCGAAAGTCGCCCGCGTCTCGGGCAACGTCCTCGTCGGGATGCCGAGCTACGCCGAGGCCGAGTGGGCCGCCGGCGTTCTCGAGGAGCGGATCGACAAGCCGGTCTTGCTCGACGCCGCGAGCGACGACGAGACCACCCAGTCGCTCAAAGACGAGTTCTTCGCGGGCGAGGGGAAGGTGCTCGTCACCAGCCTCCGGGGGACGCTGACCGAGGGCGTCGACTACAGCGGCGATCGCCTCACTGCGGCGGTCGTCTGCGGTGTTCCGATCGTCAACACCTCGAGCCCCCGGACGAAGGCGGTCCGGCGGGCCTACGAGGACGAGTTCGGCGACGGCTTCACCTACGCGCTGACGATTCCGGCGGTACGGAAAGCCAGACAGGCGATCGGCCGCGTCATCCGCAGTCCCGAGGACGTCGGCGTCCGCGTCCTCCTCGACGAGCGCTACGCCCGCGACAGCTGGGACTCCGTTCGTCCCTACCTGCCCGACGACGGCGAGTTCCAGCCCGTCAGCCCCGACATGCTCGAGGTCGGCCTGGAGCGGTTCCGGTCGCGGCGTTCGTCGCAGTAA
- a CDS encoding DUF7090 family protein, with amino-acid sequence MEYTLEIDGTPETVPGGTGILLLHPSTGETDRIDTDFLKTDTDNFLVISTRTTAREVRQKLEYYDVDEERAEILDTLSIERGYSRRSSDTVHYVAAPDDIDGIVDHIDGFLGDHDGKLRISFDSVTELAYYAGEEEALEAVERILSLLEDHDAVGLFHLSEEPHDEATVDEFRALFDGVVDLDEDGSIDADF; translated from the coding sequence ATGGAATACACGCTCGAAATCGACGGGACGCCGGAAACGGTACCGGGTGGGACCGGCATCCTTCTCTTGCATCCGAGCACGGGTGAAACGGATCGCATCGACACCGATTTCCTCAAAACGGACACCGACAACTTCCTCGTCATCTCCACGCGAACCACCGCTCGAGAGGTCAGACAGAAACTCGAGTACTACGACGTCGACGAGGAACGCGCCGAGATTCTGGACACGCTGAGCATCGAACGCGGCTACTCCCGGCGCTCGTCCGATACCGTCCACTACGTCGCTGCCCCCGACGATATCGACGGCATCGTCGACCACATCGACGGCTTCCTCGGCGACCACGACGGGAAACTCCGCATCAGCTTCGACTCCGTGACGGAACTCGCCTACTACGCCGGTGAGGAGGAGGCACTCGAGGCGGTCGAACGTATCCTCTCGTTGCTCGAGGACCACGACGCTGTCGGCCTCTTTCACCTCTCGGAAGAACCCCACGACGAGGCCACCGTCGACGAGTTCCGCGCGCTGTTCGACGGCGTCGTCGACTTAGACGAAGACGGGAGTATCGACGCCGACTTCTGA
- a CDS encoding class I SAM-dependent methyltransferase, with product MSVREEFDDWATSGRDKGMEERHWHTAKHALARLPVEPGDTVLDLGCGSGYAGRALRDTKDAGRVYGLDGSPEMAHNAAGYTDDDAVGFVVGDFDSLPFADDSIDHVWSMEAFYYAADPHEALREIARVLRPGGTFYCAVNYYEENVHSHEWQEFISVEMTRWDRRQYREAFRDAGLYVAEQDNIPDREITIPAEAEFPIEEWDTREAMVERYREFGTLLTVGVAP from the coding sequence ATGAGCGTTCGTGAGGAGTTCGACGACTGGGCAACGAGCGGCCGGGATAAGGGCATGGAGGAGCGCCACTGGCACACCGCCAAGCACGCGCTGGCGCGGCTGCCCGTCGAACCGGGCGACACCGTCCTCGATCTCGGCTGTGGCAGCGGTTACGCGGGCCGGGCGCTCCGGGACACCAAAGACGCCGGCCGGGTCTACGGCCTCGACGGCTCACCCGAGATGGCCCACAATGCGGCGGGCTACACGGACGACGACGCCGTCGGCTTCGTCGTCGGCGACTTCGACTCCCTGCCCTTCGCCGACGACTCGATCGATCACGTCTGGTCGATGGAGGCTTTCTATTACGCCGCAGACCCCCACGAAGCGCTCCGTGAGATCGCCCGCGTGCTTCGGCCCGGCGGCACCTTCTACTGTGCGGTCAACTACTACGAGGAGAACGTTCACTCCCACGAGTGGCAGGAGTTCATCTCCGTCGAGATGACCCGCTGGGACCGTCGGCAATACCGCGAGGCCTTCCGCGACGCCGGCCTTTACGTCGCCGAACAGGACAACATCCCCGACCGCGAGATCACGATCCCCGCCGAGGCCGAGTTCCCGATAGAGGAGTGGGACACTCGCGAGGCGATGGTCGAACGCTATCGCGAGTTCGGGACGCTGCTCACCGTCGGCGTCGCGCCCTGA
- a CDS encoding DUF7089 family protein → MFEARALSERVAAVRERHAPDTRVLDCERDFETLPPAQAEDLGLLVNALEPATYPAAWLPDDAPTLLARYAGSDLTIGMPGDGSIAWTRQTEPPVVIVKPRVEGSPEPFVDFLLAEAFVQVGLEVPEHFIGFFEESYRELDRATPLDPNGTYQIAAALYDGWIGLQTREVFAGWRDDESDLADAWQDAGDRLEDRVTDLSRAVARGDTDFADATELACAAIKHAIELPAPFAALDTEAYLDHGPEYAIRWAEKTFESLEG, encoded by the coding sequence ATGTTCGAGGCCCGTGCGCTCTCGGAGCGGGTCGCGGCCGTCCGCGAGCGTCACGCGCCGGACACTCGAGTCCTCGACTGCGAACGCGATTTCGAGACGCTTCCGCCGGCACAGGCCGAGGATCTCGGTTTACTCGTCAACGCGCTCGAGCCCGCGACCTATCCCGCGGCCTGGCTTCCCGACGACGCCCCGACGTTGCTCGCCCGCTATGCCGGCTCGGATCTCACGATCGGAATGCCGGGCGACGGGAGTATCGCCTGGACGCGACAAACAGAACCGCCGGTGGTCATCGTCAAGCCCCGCGTCGAGGGCTCGCCCGAGCCGTTCGTCGACTTCTTGCTCGCCGAAGCGTTCGTTCAGGTAGGTCTCGAGGTGCCAGAACACTTCATCGGCTTCTTCGAGGAGTCCTACCGCGAACTCGACCGGGCGACCCCGCTCGATCCGAACGGCACCTACCAGATCGCCGCCGCGCTCTACGACGGCTGGATCGGCCTCCAGACTCGCGAGGTGTTCGCGGGCTGGCGCGACGACGAGTCGGACCTGGCCGACGCCTGGCAGGACGCCGGGGACCGGCTCGAGGACCGCGTCACCGATCTCTCGCGTGCGGTCGCACGCGGTGACACCGACTTTGCCGACGCGACGGAACTCGCCTGCGCGGCGATCAAACACGCGATCGAGCTGCCGGCCCCCTTCGCCGCGCTCGACACCGAGGCGTATCTGGATCACGGACCCGAGTACGCGATCCGCTGGGCCGAAAAGACGTTCGAGTCGCTCGAGGGGTGA
- a CDS encoding OapC/ArvC family zinc-ribbon domain-containing protein — translation MPHQCTNCGRTFADGSKEMLSGCPDCGGNKFQFAPTATAAAESFDEGGGAGATATSGSPAATGTSDSADAGESDARPTSGSDSVTTRAAETVREFVSARSSDDGDGSWPSSAKPDPVERESPTDGEFEEWPETARRPEDRSDGSSEPAGPDDDTQLDAERPDPSSDRPTATLADDENSAQADARSEVVPSDDLPPHAGGTDQREPGHETAGRSVDHDGSTTAERDDDSPPEHGRVVSEPSGERPSIEELRAELNEQFESIKIVRPGQYELNLMELYNRDEYIISLQEDGRYVIDVPDSWRGDDGDD, via the coding sequence ATGCCTCATCAGTGTACGAACTGCGGCCGAACGTTCGCCGACGGCTCCAAGGAGATGTTATCGGGCTGTCCCGACTGCGGCGGGAACAAGTTCCAGTTCGCGCCGACGGCCACGGCCGCAGCCGAATCGTTCGACGAGGGTGGCGGTGCGGGGGCGACCGCCACCTCGGGATCGCCCGCTGCGACCGGCACGTCCGACTCGGCCGACGCCGGCGAGAGCGACGCCCGACCGACCTCCGGCTCGGACAGCGTTACCACGCGGGCCGCAGAAACCGTCCGCGAGTTCGTCTCCGCTCGCTCCTCGGACGACGGCGACGGCTCCTGGCCCTCGAGTGCGAAACCCGATCCCGTCGAGCGCGAATCGCCGACCGACGGCGAGTTCGAGGAGTGGCCCGAGACGGCACGGCGACCCGAAGATCGATCCGACGGCTCGAGCGAGCCCGCCGGCCCCGACGACGACACCCAGTTGGACGCCGAGCGGCCGGATCCGTCGTCCGATCGACCCACTGCCACGCTCGCGGACGACGAGAACTCGGCACAGGCCGACGCTCGAAGCGAGGTCGTCCCGTCCGACGATCTTCCGCCGCACGCTGGCGGTACCGACCAGCGGGAACCGGGACACGAAACGGCCGGTCGATCGGTCGATCACGACGGGTCAACGACGGCAGAGCGCGACGATGATTCGCCACCGGAACACGGCCGCGTCGTCAGCGAACCGAGCGGCGAACGGCCGTCGATCGAGGAACTCCGCGCGGAACTCAACGAGCAGTTCGAGAGCATCAAGATCGTTCGGCCGGGACAGTACGAACTCAATCTGATGGAGCTCTACAACCGTGACGAGTACATCATCTCGCTGCAAGAAGACGGCCGGTACGTCATCGACGTTCCCGACTCGTGGCGCGGCGACGACGGTGACGACTGA
- a CDS encoding Cdc6/Cdc18 family protein: MSDDNSEIAGSDEVDIDETSGFSTNLENADLGDEESNQGLFDDLLSGEPIFENKEVLRPSYTPHELPHRSDQINKMATILVAALRGETPSNILIYGKTGTGKTASAKFVSKELESTSQKYSVPCDVEYINCEVTDTQYRVLAQLANKFIEKNKARIDDRVADLESLLEELEEFEDDRTSTAGDGSADDATASDPFDFVSDEEIESPPDSSNGDDIETESGDSPPEAEGSSERTTPTANDTERDPATESTALESEHPLESTPFDDRNAVEERIADLEDDKDSFEEVPMTGWPTDRVYSVFFDAVDYDERVVVIMLDEIDKLVEKSGDDTLYNLSRMNSELENSRVSIIGISNDLKFTDFLDPRVKSSLGEEEIVFPPYDANQLRDILEHRSEVAFKGGALSSDVIPLCAAFAAQEHGDARRALDLLRTAGELAERSQAETIVEEHVRQAQDKIELDRVVEVVRTLPTQSKLVLFAIILLEKNGVHSINTGEVFNIYKRLCEEIDADVLTQRRVTDLISELDMLGIVNAIVVSKGRYGRTKEISLSVPLEETEAVLLSDSRLSDIDDVQPFVQARFEN; the protein is encoded by the coding sequence ATGTCAGACGATAACTCAGAGATTGCGGGTTCGGACGAGGTCGATATCGACGAAACGAGCGGGTTCTCGACGAACCTCGAGAACGCGGATCTCGGTGACGAGGAGTCGAATCAGGGCCTGTTCGACGACCTGCTCAGCGGCGAGCCGATCTTCGAGAACAAGGAAGTCCTCCGACCCTCCTATACGCCACACGAACTCCCCCATCGGAGCGATCAGATCAACAAGATGGCGACGATTCTCGTCGCCGCGCTCCGCGGGGAAACGCCGTCGAACATCCTCATATACGGCAAAACCGGCACCGGAAAGACGGCGAGCGCGAAGTTCGTCAGCAAGGAACTCGAGAGCACCTCCCAGAAGTACAGCGTCCCGTGTGACGTCGAGTACATCAACTGTGAGGTCACGGACACACAGTATCGCGTCCTCGCACAGCTCGCGAACAAGTTCATCGAGAAGAACAAAGCACGGATCGACGACCGTGTCGCCGACCTCGAGTCGTTACTCGAAGAACTCGAGGAGTTCGAGGACGACCGAACGTCCACCGCGGGCGACGGCAGCGCCGACGACGCGACGGCATCCGATCCGTTCGACTTCGTCTCGGACGAGGAAATCGAGTCACCTCCCGACAGTTCGAATGGAGACGATATCGAGACGGAGTCTGGTGATTCTCCACCTGAAGCGGAGGGGTCTTCTGAGCGGACGACGCCGACGGCCAACGACACTGAGCGCGATCCCGCGACGGAGTCGACGGCGCTGGAATCCGAGCACCCGCTCGAGTCGACGCCGTTCGACGATCGAAACGCGGTCGAGGAGCGAATCGCGGACCTCGAGGACGACAAGGACTCGTTCGAGGAGGTCCCGATGACCGGCTGGCCGACTGACCGGGTCTACAGCGTCTTCTTCGATGCCGTCGACTACGACGAGCGGGTCGTCGTCATCATGCTAGACGAGATCGACAAACTCGTCGAGAAAAGCGGCGACGACACGCTCTATAACCTCTCGCGGATGAACTCCGAACTCGAGAACTCCCGGGTCTCGATCATCGGCATCTCGAACGACCTCAAGTTCACCGATTTCCTCGACCCGCGGGTCAAGTCCTCGCTGGGCGAAGAGGAGATCGTCTTCCCGCCCTACGACGCGAACCAGTTGCGGGACATCCTCGAGCACCGCTCGGAAGTCGCGTTCAAGGGGGGTGCGCTCTCGTCGGACGTAATCCCGCTGTGTGCGGCCTTCGCCGCGCAGGAACACGGGGACGCGCGACGCGCGCTAGACTTACTGCGGACCGCCGGTGAACTCGCCGAGCGCTCCCAGGCCGAGACGATCGTCGAGGAACACGTCCGGCAGGCCCAGGACAAGATCGAACTCGACCGCGTCGTCGAGGTCGTCCGCACCCTTCCGACCCAGAGCAAGCTCGTCCTCTTCGCGATCATCTTGCTCGAGAAAAATGGCGTCCACAGCATCAACACGGGCGAGGTGTTCAACATCTACAAGCGCCTCTGCGAGGAGATCGACGCGGACGTGTTGACCCAGCGGCGGGTCACGGACCTCATCAGCGAACTCGACATGCTGGGGATCGTCAACGCCATCGTCGTCTCGAAGGGCCGATACGGCCGGACCAAGGAGATCAGCCTCTCCGTTCCACTCGAAGAGACGGAGGCCGTGCTTCTGAGCGACTCCCGACTGAGCGACATCGACGACGTGCAGCCGTTCGTCCAGGCCCGATTCGAGAACTGA
- a CDS encoding S26 family signal peptidase, whose protein sequence is MSGSSSGSPPDDPGDDEGGRQDSSAGASRASGGPPRSAPDPDAVTIEDDGVVRWFLETDDESVMMVRDVLSSVAIVAVVGLLLFGISGIWPPLVAVESGSMEPHMERGDLIFIAEEGRFAGDAAVQGTGIVTLEEGKEAGHKKFGKAGDVIVFKPGGSERKTPVIHRARFWVEEDENWIQTKASEELVGDVSCNDVRTCPAPHAGFITKGDHNPSYDQLSGGADTTVVKPEWITGKAMVRIPWLGHVRLTFDKLLGGMIVPTAPSSPPLQGAAPATTAVTPTPSGPSSSGLDGEFAGMAAVAGVGTAAAATRYRR, encoded by the coding sequence ATGAGCGGTTCTAGCTCCGGGAGTCCGCCAGACGATCCCGGCGACGACGAGGGCGGCCGGCAGGACAGCAGCGCCGGGGCGTCTCGAGCGTCGGGCGGTCCGCCCCGATCGGCTCCCGATCCCGACGCCGTGACGATCGAAGACGACGGAGTCGTCCGCTGGTTCTTAGAGACCGACGACGAGAGCGTCATGATGGTACGCGACGTGCTGAGCAGCGTCGCCATCGTCGCCGTCGTCGGCCTCCTGCTGTTCGGAATCAGCGGCATCTGGCCGCCGCTCGTCGCGGTGGAAAGCGGCAGCATGGAACCCCACATGGAACGCGGCGACCTGATCTTCATCGCCGAGGAGGGGCGCTTCGCCGGCGATGCAGCCGTTCAGGGTACTGGTATCGTCACCCTCGAGGAAGGGAAAGAAGCCGGTCATAAGAAGTTCGGGAAAGCAGGCGACGTAATCGTCTTCAAACCAGGAGGGAGTGAACGGAAGACGCCGGTGATTCACCGCGCTCGCTTCTGGGTCGAGGAGGACGAAAACTGGATCCAGACCAAGGCGAGCGAAGAACTCGTCGGTGACGTATCCTGCAATGACGTTCGTACCTGTCCCGCACCCCATGCAGGATTCATCACGAAAGGCGATCACAATCCGAGCTACGATCAGTTGAGTGGCGGCGCTGACACGACTGTGGTCAAACCGGAGTGGATCACCGGCAAAGCGATGGTCCGCATCCCGTGGCTCGGCCACGTCCGCCTGACCTTCGACAAACTCCTCGGCGGGATGATCGTCCCGACAGCGCCCTCGAGTCCGCCGCTACAAGGAGCGGCACCCGCGACGACAGCGGTGACGCCGACGCCTTCCGGACCCTCCAGCTCCGGACTCGACGGCGAGTTCGCCGGCATGGCCGCCGTCGCCGGTGTCGGTACCGCAGCAGCCGCCACTCGATATCGTCGCTGA
- a CDS encoding DUF2073 domain-containing protein, with product MPKATNADDSEPSDGVQIDLISGERMDGMATMEKIRMILDGVHDGNIVILEEGLTPDEESRLIEVTMAEISPDEFNGIEIETYPKSDTHDSSLLGRIMGGDQAETKLTVIGPANQIETLHKDETLISALVSRN from the coding sequence ATGCCGAAAGCAACTAATGCGGACGACTCGGAGCCATCCGACGGCGTACAGATCGACCTGATCAGCGGCGAGCGCATGGACGGGATGGCGACGATGGAAAAGATCAGGATGATCTTAGACGGCGTCCACGACGGCAACATCGTCATCTTGGAGGAAGGGCTCACGCCCGACGAGGAGAGCCGACTCATCGAGGTGACGATGGCCGAGATCAGTCCCGACGAGTTCAACGGGATCGAGATCGAGACCTATCCCAAATCCGACACCCACGACTCGTCGCTGCTCGGCCGTATCATGGGCGGCGATCAGGCCGAGACGAAACTGACGGTGATCGGCCCGGCCAACCAGATCGAAACGCTTCACAAAGACGAAACGCTCATCAGCGCGCTCGTGTCCCGCAACTAA
- a CDS encoding DUF1684 domain-containing protein: protein MSDTGSVDVDRWRDELESKRTEKDEFFADHPQSPIPPEDRDAFDGLDYFEPDPAYRVTATATVHDDPEVVLLDTTAGREMRYLRVATLEFELSREDDDLEDGTFELAAYEQERPTEQPLFVPFRDKTTGQQTYQGGRYMELAPEDEIADGDKLVVDFNLAYSPFCAYSDTFDCPLPPEENWLEVAIPAGERFE from the coding sequence ATGAGCGACACCGGATCCGTCGATGTCGACCGCTGGCGCGACGAACTCGAGTCGAAACGCACCGAGAAAGACGAGTTCTTCGCCGACCACCCGCAGTCGCCGATCCCGCCCGAGGACCGCGACGCCTTCGACGGCCTCGACTACTTCGAGCCGGATCCGGCCTATCGCGTGACCGCGACCGCAACGGTCCACGACGACCCCGAGGTCGTCCTGCTGGACACCACCGCGGGCCGGGAGATGCGTTACCTCCGCGTCGCGACCCTCGAGTTCGAACTGTCCCGCGAGGACGACGACCTCGAGGACGGCACGTTCGAACTCGCGGCCTACGAACAGGAGCGCCCGACCGAGCAGCCGCTGTTCGTGCCGTTCCGCGATAAGACGACCGGACAGCAGACCTATCAAGGCGGGCGATACATGGAACTCGCGCCGGAAGACGAGATCGCGGACGGCGACAAGCTCGTCGTCGACTTCAACCTCGCGTACTCGCCGTTTTGCGCCTACAGTGACACCTTCGACTGCCCGCTCCCGCCGGAGGAAAACTGGCTCGAGGTGGCGATTCCGGCCGGCGAGCGGTTCGAGTAA
- a CDS encoding Era-like GTP-binding protein: MGLFTELKDSISRVTDRLFSEQEPKRIGIYGPPNAGKTTLANRIARDWTGDAVGAESRIPHETRRARRKENVEIERNGKTVTIDIVDTPGVTTKVDYEEFTDEMDEDDAIRRSREATEGVAEAMHWLREDVDGVVYVLDSAEDPITQVNTMLIGIIESRDLPVLIFANKIDLDESSVKRIEDAFPQHTTVPLSAKEGDNMDEVYDKIAEYFG, translated from the coding sequence ATGGGACTGTTCACAGAACTCAAAGATAGTATCTCTCGGGTTACGGATCGCCTGTTCTCGGAACAGGAGCCCAAACGAATCGGTATCTACGGTCCGCCGAATGCAGGCAAGACGACGCTTGCAAACCGCATCGCACGCGATTGGACGGGTGACGCCGTCGGCGCGGAGAGTCGTATCCCTCACGAGACGCGTCGCGCACGCAGGAAAGAAAATGTCGAGATCGAACGCAACGGGAAGACGGTGACCATCGATATCGTCGATACGCCCGGCGTGACGACCAAAGTCGACTACGAGGAGTTCACCGACGAGATGGACGAAGACGACGCCATCCGTCGCTCACGGGAAGCGACCGAGGGCGTCGCCGAGGCGATGCACTGGCTTCGAGAAGACGTCGACGGCGTTGTCTATGTCCTGGACAGCGCTGAGGATCCGATCACGCAGGTCAACACGATGCTGATCGGCATCATCGAATCCCGCGATCTCCCGGTTCTCATCTTCGCGAACAAGATCGACCTCGACGAATCCAGCGTCAAGCGGATCGAGGACGCCTTCCCTCAGCACACGACTGTGCCCCTCTCCGCGAAGGAAGGTGACAACATGGACGAAGTCTACGACAAGATCGCGGAGTACTTCGGGTGA
- a CDS encoding FAD synthase, with protein sequence MTDGPTADGSTGRPTRVVAQGTFDLLHPGHVGYLEQAAAAGDELHVIVARAASVTHKPDPVLSGEQRRDAVAALEAVDHARLGHTEDFSIPIREIDPDVLVLGHDQHHDASEIERALADWGIDCRVERARGLEPSDEGLYSSSDIVDRILAERGRDPSERQATLEAESDD encoded by the coding sequence ATGACCGACGGACCGACCGCGGACGGATCGACGGGGCGGCCGACGCGGGTCGTCGCCCAGGGGACCTTCGACTTGCTCCATCCCGGCCACGTCGGCTACCTCGAGCAGGCCGCCGCGGCCGGCGACGAACTCCACGTTATCGTCGCCCGCGCGGCGAGTGTGACGCACAAGCCCGACCCAGTCCTGTCGGGCGAGCAGCGCCGCGACGCCGTCGCCGCGCTCGAGGCGGTCGATCACGCCCGACTCGGCCACACCGAGGACTTCTCGATTCCGATTCGGGAGATCGACCCGGACGTGCTCGTCCTCGGCCACGACCAGCACCACGACGCAAGCGAGATCGAGCGGGCGCTCGCCGACTGGGGGATCGACTGCCGGGTCGAACGAGCGAGGGGACTCGAGCCGAGCGACGAGGGACTGTACTCGAGCAGCGATATCGTCGACCGGATTCTGGCCGAACGCGGTCGAGATCCAAGCGAGCGGCAAGCGACTCTCGAGGCGGAGTCCGACGACTGA